GGgggagcggggcggcggcggccggaatcAATGGCGAGTCgccggcttcttcttcttcttcttcccggaGGAATGGAGAATAAGCTGGTTATTACCGTACAGTTTATTGGACAGAGGGAGGTGGTGTTTATTTACCGACAAGTTCTTTCTTTCTATTACTGTCTGTACGTATATATCCGTAATTCATCCGTTACACgatataagattttctagtattaCGTAAATTCATATAATTAGATACTAATGATTCTAGGCATATATAGAAAACATATACATTGATAAGTGGATAAATCTAGATAACTAAAAAAGTTTTACAATATgaaatgaaatggagggagtaatattttggAATATTGGATATGTTTGGTTTTATTTTCTtgccaaaataaatatttttcgaGTTTGGTAGTAgtaataagaaaaatattaaatacAAATTACCAGAGTTTGGTGGtgggaaaaaaacaaaggttATTTGGATTTTctagttttgaaatttataagATTATAATTCGACTAATTGAAAAGATGCCGCTGCAGTATTTCTAAAATTGGATACATGACATGTTGTGCGTTTTTTTCTACCGTATTTTTAGACTAAAATATCACGTCTCCTACATCTCGTACAATCAAGcaccataaaaaaatcaaatcgtATGGATCCATGCCGCTGCGACGAGCTCGTTGCCACCGCCGTACTGAGCTGCTGCCGGACACGCTGTCTCCAAGATCTCGCTGACGCTGCGACGAGCATGTCACGCTGGGAGTGGTCTCATGCACCGGTTCGTCGCCAGATGAGAGAGGAggcgggtggggaggagcgACGAGCACGCGGATCCAAGCCCCCTTGCCTCCGTCGTCATCGGATATGCATCGCCTGCCTTAGCATGGACATTGAATCCCGGAGCAACGCCCGACACCAGCAAGAGGCAGCTTactgggagagagagagctgctcCTACTCTAACGAGGGAGAAGACAATCTTCGTCGCGTCGGATCCACACCACCTTCCTCCTTACCCGGACATGGTTGGATCTGCTGCGCTCAAACACCCTCGCCGGTCACGGCCCGATTTGCCACTGGCGAGAGCGACGCTAAATCCCAGAGCATCGCCCCCACACCTTCACATTCGACGAAGGCAACTACATCGGCCCTACCTGAGGAGCCCGAGAGTGCTAACTGCTAGGTTCAACTCATTGGAGGCGCGGAGACAGTGGAACTCGGCGACGAGGAAACGCGTGGGCGgtggaactcgacgatggaGAGGCGACAGGGCGATACGGGATGGTAGACTCGCTTGTGTCGGCTACCAGCAGCCCCTCCACCTAGAGAGAGAAGTATGAAAGAAGGGGATGAAGAACATGGGAATTTTGttctaaaaaatagaaaatgctACGTAGTGGCATATTTTGAGTTCCTATgaaattgtaatggcatggatctaaaTAGATAAATAATAGATAAATAATGATGGTATTTTTCAAAACCATGAAAATTTTAGTGGCATGAATCTAATTAACCAAAAAAATAGACTGATCATGTTTGGTTTGAGACCTAATTAACTCATTTCCGAACTTCTACCTCTTGTTTTCACGCACACACATTTACCGAATTGCTAAATGATGTGTTTATTTTTTGCAAataatttatatagaaaatttgctttaaaattcatattaatccatttttagagtttattttagttaatacccttccgtcccaaaatataaaggattttgggtggatgtgacacatcctaggcttcgtatccagattcgtagtactagaatgtgtcacatccacccaaaataccttatattttgggatgaagggagtacttaattaatcatgctctATCTGCcacttcgttttacgtgctgGAGTAAAGGTTACTAACCCTCACTCCCGAACTTGGCCTAACCATGCTGCCATTGTTTTGAATATTATATAACCCTGAACCGATTAAACTACCCATCCGGATTTTAATCACATAAGTActcatatttataattaattattctttcaggaTATACGACACGTTGACAACAAGACGTCTgttgtggtgacttcgtcaatctatCTTCGTAGGTGTTTATATGGGTAGGGTGaagaaaattccaaaaaaaatattttctatccTTGTTTTATGCGACAATTATATTATACATCTATCAATGTCATTATATGAGTAAATATGTATCTGTGTACCTTATGTATCACCGTATCAAGTTACTACGGACCTGTTCAGATTGGTACCATTTTAAACATATCATTTGTTTGGTATAATTGACAATCATATGACAATTAGTTTGCTGCCAACATTTGTAATATCTAGGGAATTTTGGCAACATCATATGTAACCCATTCTACATTTCTACTAAGAGCATATTTAAACTGCTactaaaataaaccttataaaaatttgaaaatgctaaaattttaatagGTTGACAACATTATCAAGTTTTGGGTGGATGGACTAAATGTGATATTGCCAAAATTCCTTTCACATTACCAAtgtttagtactacctccgtttcaggttataagactttctactaagattcattaatatatataagaatgtgggcaatgctagaaagttttataatatgaaacagaggaagtagaaaACTAAATGTAGTCATATGGTTATGAATTTTATCAAATAATtatatggtttaaaatgacaCCAATCTGAATAACCCCTAAAACTTAGCAATATTGCAATGTTGctaacttgtcaaaatttttgctgccaaattttagaAAAGTTTATTTTGGCAGTAATCTAAACATGCCCACATCTTAGCAGGTGGGGATTCCCTGGAGTTCACTCCAACTCCACCCGATGGATTTGATCAAATCTCAGTCGTCTCTATATAACAACGGTTGGGATGAACTAACTAATTCccactacttttttttcatcctaATATTTGTAACAAATCAACAAATACTATATATCTAAAGAATATACAAACTGATTTTACTTGCATAACCTAGAAATTTCATGGTTCATCCACgatataaaaatcatattgggCTTGTGGCTCTAATGTTTtagcaatatttttatgtgTATATGGTTTATGCATGTTTACACGTACTAAATGTTTAACATAGTTTTATACATGACCATAGCTTCTTatttggagaagaagaaagcGTGCAAACTTTGTTAATGTTGTTGGCAGAAACATACTCATTAGGAacataaaaagaagaaaaggtaagTAATTTTCATTCAAGCCACTGGTAGAGATagcctttttactcccggttggtaaccccctatagtcccgattttccaaccgggagtacgaatccaggactaaagatcgctatctttaatcccggttcaaATACTCGGGACTATcacggttggtgttaccaactgggactaaagagaggaatctttagtcccggttggtaaagagAGGGTAGCGACAATGTAGatggtccttttttttattgttttttagaGTTAGTCCCTATATTTTCTCCTGAATCTAGTGCCATGTATATCCCCAAATCCTTaattcaaagtaacatcccaaatcttaagttacttatacacataaatcaaatatatcacaaatcctaaaaaaatacaagcaaaacaaatacatcacaaatcctaaaaaatacaccgaaatcaaatacatcacagattcatcTCAGACCtgtcacaaaattatacatctcaatcaatcacaaattattaaaaaaaaggaaagacgTCGGTCGTCAGACGAGagggcacggccgccgccgcgcgcggcacctTTGGCCGCCTGCCCACCGCCGGGCGCGCCCCctccggccgtcgccgcgcgcggcacctCCGGCCGCCTGCCCGCCACCGGGCGcgcccctccggccgccgccgcgtgcggcaCCTTCGGCtgccgccgggcgcggccccgccggccgcctgccggccgccgctgggcacggccccgccgcccaccccgccggccgccggccggatgggaagggaggagggggaggaggagaggttaAGTTTGAGGAATTTGAAGGGAAGAGGATAAGtgtgaggaaggggaggggataTGTATGTGTGAGGATGTTGTTGcgattgtggaggagaggataaggaagagggattatatactacgcatTAAAGATCatattgatctttagtctcggttagtattaccaaccgggactataaagatgatttttagtccctaAAGATCCTCGGTCACCTGACATCCTACTGACATggaatgaaccgggactaaagactaaagatcataaaataGCTATAgggtttttaaccgggactaaagatgatttttagtcccagtttttttggaaccgggactatcgTGGTTTTGGGTCGACCTAGCAAAGATCGTTTCTCTAGTAGTGAGCATATGTGATTGAGGGAGTTAATTAATATAAGTTAATACGTGGCTTCATCTTAGCCATAGGAAACAATTGATGGCATGGATTTGGTCAAATCCACCTGGTGGAGTTATAGGTAACTCTAGGGGATCCGGACCCCATCTTAGCTTGGGCCAATTTTAGTTccaaaacttccaacttttccatcacatcaaaacttccctacacacataaactttcaacttttccgtcacattgttctaatttcaaccaaatttccaattttagcgtgaactaaacacacccttggtCATGGTTTTGTTTGGTGGAATTCTGCCTATGGTAAAAATTCAGGGTAGGTTTCTATTAACACGATCTTCAAAATACAGCCTTGATAGTCAACTTCTATTACAAAAAGCATATAAAAACTCCGATAAAATGTTATACTTTTGAGGACAAACTAGGTATAAAATTTCCATACATCTCTTTAGATGTTTAAAAAAGGTTTAGGTTTTAAATTTTGGCGACCAGATGGAGTGTGTCTGTGTGGTTCATCGCGACCATGATAGAGATTAGAGAAAAATGCATCTTGTGGAAATCACGACCAAGAGAGTATATTAAACAAAACTACAGAAGGATTTAGTTTAGACGATCATGTTGCATATTTCGCATTTGCGCAGCTAGAAAACTGCATAAAAGTATAATCAAGCGTATACACTTGGTCATTAGAAATAGCAATCAGCAAGATCAATCCTattctccttaaaaaaaaagattaatcctATTCAACGGAGTTGTATAGGAAAAATTATAGCACTGCGATGGCCATCATGCTCCAGGCAGTCTCTCATCAGAAAAATTCTTCAACCTGAGCTATTTTCAAGCATGCAGAACACCATGCTGCTGCATACCAAAGGCGCAcgcacacacaaaataaaaatatatatatatgtactaacTGCATGGTACAACACAGGTACACAAATACACGTGCCAGAAAATAGCATCATTAACAGACAATAATACTGATGTTATATAGCATTCACCCAAATTTACAAGCAACTACACAGGTACACAACTGACATAGAAAACTAGCAGCCAACTTGGGCCTGTCTAGCTTGATCACTGAACATTACAACATGTCAAACCTAAGAGCAAGAGCATCCAGCCTTGGATGCAATACCAGATTCCTATATTATACATATTTAGCATGGATAGAACAAGGTTACGACTTCTATGCTACGATTGTCGCACCAGCTGATGTTGAGTATCTCAGATGATCAGATAAGCGTTGAATTAGATGGATGGTGAGCATGGGGAGATTGAGGACTAGAGATATCCACAGTTATAGTTTGCATTATTCTACACCACTGCAAAGCAAAGCTCGTGTTACATCTTGCACCTGCAAGCTGGAGATGGAGATGTGATGGGACCTGCGAAACGATGGCAGTGTACAAATTAAGCATATGATTTCAGATGTAGGAACATGCAAAATAATTTAAGTACAAATCACTGGAAGATGAAAAATTGTGAGATAAAAACAATGCACGTACATGAGCTTCTTCTTCCAAAGACATGTCAACACCATGCAGAAGATACAACCAATACTCTATTCTTCCATCCAAGGTAAAGGACACCATCTCGCTCCTCAAGCCTGTAGAAGCTATTGTAAGTATGCAACAGCGTTTTGATGGTACTGTTCACCACTGAACTCAGCGGGTATGGCCGAAACCCTGCCATCGTTAATCTTGCCTTCCATTTTCCAAAGACCTCATGCCTCTCTACCCTCTCAGCACCCTCACATGCGATTAAATTGACAATGTCCCGCGCCACACAGTGTTGCTCTGCGCTCATCCGTCTCTTATCATCCCTTGGGAGAGCGACATCTATCGACTCAAACATGGCTGTGTAGTAGTCGAGAGTCTCCAAGTATCTTGGGAAGAATGGCCGTGTGTTTGTATTTGACTCCTGCTCAACAAGAGTCACCAACCTAGGGGAGAGGCTCTTGACCATTCTTAAAATCCTATCCCGATGGTTTTCTGTGCTTACACTTTCATCTGGAGTGTGATGCAGCTGATAGGCAAAATTCACAACAATAACTTCACCAACTCTTATATCAAGATGCTCAAGATAAACCTCATGGCTAGCAGCTGGAACAGCATTGAACTCAAAGGGCAGACCAAAAGACTGAGCAACTTTATACAATCTCATACCAACTATATCCAGTCCACCACCTCTGGCGTAAGCAGAATTCGAGTCATCTATACCAGTGATTCGTAGAAATGGTGGTCCTCCAGGCCTCGCTGCAAGGGCCTGTATTAATGTCATCCATTGACTCCCTTGTGCAATTTGGAAGTCAATTATGTGAACAAAGTTCTCTCCCTTAATAGCTTCAGCGATGGCGCCATTAGCTGACATATAACCAAATTTGAAGAATGGGCATATCTCGTAAAGAAGATGCATGTATGACATGAGCTCAGAGCTTGTAGGCTCCTTACACTTCAAGGATTTATATATCTTACTGCCAGAGGAAGAAAGTCTGGCAACAAGGCCTTCCAACATATAAGCCCCCAATCGTTGCAATGGATCACCAGAGACAGACACCATCTGACCTAACTCAGATATCAGTAGTTCTGTCAGCCGAACATCATTCTCGGCAACAGCCTTGCCACATGCTATGATTACTTGCTTCAAATCTCCTGTATTAATTCCCAGAAGCTGTCTCCAATTTTCTGGTGTTGCCATTATGTTTGGTTGCAAGGCGCTCTCAGGGCTGTCATAAGCTATGTCTAGCTCAGGCCCAAGAATTGCATTCTCCAGCTCCCTCAGTTTAATCTGGAGATCTGTAATCTCTGTGACACAGGATGCACTTGGAGGGGAATTGTACGTGTGGTCTGAGTGGCTATCATGATGAGACAGGGGGCTCCCGCTAATAGGAGAGATGCTGTGAGAAGATGCAGAGCTATGGGCAGGATGAGCACCATTTGCTGAGGATGATTCTAGAGTGCAGTACGGCGCTTCAAATGCTTGAGGGCTCGAACCAATCTTCTGTGACCCATCATCAGAAGAAGCGTAGTGAGCATCCTGATGATTTTGTGTTATATAGAACCTACCATTTCCCCCTGAAGGCACTGAGTTATTATAGTACGGCATTTGAGAATCAtctgaacatatatatgcatggtttgaAGCCCTAGCTGACATACTGGTGAAATCTTGTGGAATGGTACTCAACAGGGAGTTGATCCTGCCGTCCTTTTCACAAACATGTTCAGTATGTTGATACCATCAACTGCAATACAAACAAGATTGATCCATGTAAGAGACGGATACATAAGCACATTGTTAAAAAGGTTTTTTCATTTAACACCTAAGCTTCATATCGACTTCCACTATGCCATAGCATATGGTGTtcaactaaaattatattttggaaagTACGATTAAAGCAAACAGAATCAAGGGTATTTGTTCAATGGATTAGCTTTCAGCATAAG
The sequence above is drawn from the Oryza glaberrima chromosome 10, OglaRS2, whole genome shotgun sequence genome and encodes:
- the LOC127752449 gene encoding scarecrow-like protein 21, whose translation is MSARASNHAYICSDDSQMPYYNNSVPSGGNGRFYITQNHQDAHYASSDDGSQKIGSSPQAFEAPYCTLESSSANGAHPAHSSASSHSISPISGSPLSHHDSHSDHTYNSPPSASCVTEITDLQIKLRELENAILGPELDIAYDSPESALQPNIMATPENWRQLLGINTGDLKQVIIACGKAVAENDVRLTELLISELGQMVSVSGDPLQRLGAYMLEGLVARLSSSGSKIYKSLKCKEPTSSELMSYMHLLYEICPFFKFGYMSANGAIAEAIKGENFVHIIDFQIAQGSQWMTLIQALAARPGGPPFLRITGIDDSNSAYARGGGLDIVGMRLYKVAQSFGLPFEFNAVPAASHEVYLEHLDIRVGEVIVVNFAYQLHHTPDESVSTENHRDRILRMVKSLSPRLVTLVEQESNTNTRPFFPRYLETLDYYTAMFESIDVALPRDDKRRMSAEQHCVARDIVNLIACEGAERVERHEVFGKWKARLTMAGFRPYPLSSVVNSTIKTLLHTYNSFYRLEERDGVLYLGWKNRVLVVSSAWC